CAATTAGCTCACAGCGCAACAGGTGGTGGGACAGTGGCTCCTGTCTGGCGTGATTTTATGCAGAAGGCACTTAAGGATGTACCAGTAGAAAGATTCCAGCCACCTTCTAAGTTTCCTCGTCCTAAATCTAATTGAAAATATTAAGGTGAGGTTAGGTATCAATCAATATTTGAGAAATGCGGATTTTGGTAGTCGAAGATGACGTGCAATTAGCAGAAATGCTAGTGGAAGCCCTCACAGACCGTCAATATGTGGTGGATGTAGCCCAAGACGGTGAAGAAGCATGGGATTTTATTAAGGGGTTGGAATATGACCTAGTGGTGCTAGACATAACCTTACCTAAATTAGACGGTGTAAGTTTTTGTCAACGCTTGCGATCGCATCACCACAGCCTACCAGTCCTGATGTTAACAGCACGCGATACCCTGGCTGATAAAGTTACCGGCTTAGATGCCGGGGCAGATGACTATATGGTAAAGCCTTTTGAAATGCCAGAATTAATGGCTCGCATTCGCGCACTGTTACGCCGCAATCAAAGCGCTACATCTTTTTCAGGCTTGAGTTGGGGCGATTTGCATTTAAATTCCAGCACTTATGAAGTCACCTATGCTGAACAACCCCTACACCTCACACCCAAAGAATTTGCCCTTTTAGAACTTATGGTTTCTAGCGGTCGGCGGGTACTCAGCCGCACCGGAATTATTGAACGCATCTGGTCACTGAACGATCCACCTAGTGAAGAAACTGTGAAATCTCACATTAAGAGTCTCAGAAATAAACTCCGAGAAATAGGTGCTCCTGACGATTTTATTGAAACCGTTCATGGACTAGGCTATCGCTTAAAGCAGATTTAGGAAATACCCGATTTCTACCTGATATTTACCCGTTAGCTTCACAATTAATTGTTAAAGTTCTACAAAGAATAACTCCTTTGGAACACCACAATTTCTCCAAACATTTTAATTACTTAGTTTGGAGATTTAATTATTAATCAATCAGGCTAGAGTATTGAGCGATAGGAGTATTCCTAATGCAGGTTGGTTCATAGGATAAAGGGAAAGGTTTGAGTTCACCCTTTCTCCTTATCCTTTTCCTGAACCACAATAAACATCAAAAGTGCCGTTTACCCTACTAAATAAGCGATCGC
The genomic region above belongs to Calothrix sp. NIES-2098 and contains:
- a CDS encoding two component transcriptional regulator; the encoded protein is MRILVVEDDVQLAEMLVEALTDRQYVVDVAQDGEEAWDFIKGLEYDLVVLDITLPKLDGVSFCQRLRSHHHSLPVLMLTARDTLADKVTGLDAGADDYMVKPFEMPELMARIRALLRRNQSATSFSGLSWGDLHLNSSTYEVTYAEQPLHLTPKEFALLELMVSSGRRVLSRTGIIERIWSLNDPPSEETVKSHIKSLRNKLREIGAPDDFIETVHGLGYRLKQI